Proteins encoded within one genomic window of Fusarium musae strain F31 chromosome 4, whole genome shotgun sequence:
- the RPL30 gene encoding 60S ribosomal protein L30 (EggNog:ENOG41): MAPQKKSKKDANSINSKLALVMKSGKVTLGYKSTLKSLRSGKAKLIIIAGNTPPLRKSELEYYSMLSKAPIHHFSGNNIELGTACGKLFRCSTMAILDAGDSDILSDQQA; this comes from the exons ATGGCcccccagaagaagagcaagaaggatgCCAACAGCATCAACTCCAAGTTGGCGCTTGTTATGAAGTCCGGAAAGG TCACTCTTGGCTACAAGTCTACCCTCAAGAGTCTCCGATCCggcaaggccaagctcatcatcattgctggCAACACTCCTCCTCTCCGCAAGTCTGAGCTCGAGTACTACAGCATGCTGTCCAAGGCCCCCATCCACCACTTCTCTGGAAACAAC ATTGAGCTCGGTACCGCCTGCGGTAAGCTCTTCCGTTGCTCCACCATGGCCATCCTCGACGCTGGTGACTCCGACATTCTTAGCGACCAGCAGGCTTAA
- a CDS encoding hypothetical protein (EggNog:ENOG41) — translation MSAATKKPPAGGVGRVSHTESNSSTSPSPSRSNSRSTTPTSNGHTRTRSLRTTAPVSARAAIARRDTLSAAESDARAEAAAAVEDLQKRLENEEKSSLQYKRHVEVLQSKLDEAVKESAKLEEKAHEYEEQIEALSNEKREMTRQMREMESIYEAERSSILKEKEEMASREEEMQAMIQRLKDSLAQRNNMAEESRPSRQRMSTYSFSLPSSPLTGYPDSAGSSPSLENGSFAPPSSIQRSDSRNSSKLILQKDKLIESLRLELAEAQIKLVESENQGGGRLHEVERLLMEARMANARLMEDNESYQLLLQERTLKGDFGQNDFSYMGSNSNQDALAALEGKAAGSSLADELSEATEGESVSDGDRRLEAELKSMKEQNKALTLYINKIIERLLKHQDFESILDQSSDLKSLPDTNKELPPAPADKQQSGATILQRAKSMAVGPTKPRPRPISVMQPSTSSNHTDPDKAPSIPIGLSRSTSTRRNPRPQSDQYTGAASLVSQMYRGPDGPVSPPLGTPRHSQTFFSPPNNSGNPNAAARVPSGASVATSGNFPGMRSETSSLSGESGELSMSTPPSQSPPRTHNDRHTTSFAGGKPRPLRLVQENQEAVKENKRASWYSPFTWGAKKEDQQVPSGNPIPE, via the coding sequence ATGTCTGCTGCTACAAAGAAGCCTCCGGCGGGTGGTGTTGGCCGGGTTTCTCATACCGAATCTAATTCTTCAACAAGTCCTTCTCCCTCACGTTCCAACTCTCGATCTACTACTCCTACCAGCAATGGCCATACCCGCACTCGATCGCTACGAACAACTGCGCCTGTGTCGGCCCGTGCTGCTATTGCCAGAAGGGATACTCTGAGTGCTGCTGAATCAGACGCTCGAGccgaagctgctgctgccgttgAAGATCTTCAGAAGCGCCTAGAGAATGAGGAGAAGTCTTCCCTTCAATACAAGCGTCATGTCGAGGTTCTCCAGTCCAAACTCGACGAGGCGGTCAAGGAGTCGGCGAAGTTGGAGGAGAAAGCGCACGAATACGAAGAACAGATTGAGGCTCTGAGTAACGAGAAGAGGGAGATGACTCGTCAGATGCGTGAGATGGAGTCCATTTACGAAGCGGAACGCAGTTCGATTCttaaagagaaggaagaaatgGCCAGccgagaagaggagatgCAGGCCATGATCCAGCGCCTCAAGGACAGCCTTGCCCAGCGAAACAACATGGCGGAAGAGAGTCGCCCTTCGAGACAACGTATGTCCACATATTCATTCTCTCTGCCATCTTCCCCGCTCACTGGTTATCCAGATTCTGCCggctcatcgccatcgctcGAAAATGGCAGCTTCGCACCTCCATCTTCTATTCAGCGCAGCGACTCGCGGAATAGCTCGAAACTCATTCTTCAGAAAGATAAGCTCATTGAGTCTCTACGACTGGAACTCGCCGAGGCTCAGATTAAGCTGGTCGAGTCAGAGAACCAGGGCGGCGGTCGCCTGCACGAGGTCGAACGACTCCTCATGGAGGCTCGCATGGCGAACGCTCGACTTATGGAGGACAACGAGAGCTACCAGCTGCTTCTACAGGAGCGTACACTCAAGGGTGACTTTGGGCAGAACGACTTCAGCTACATGGGCAGCAACTCCAACCAGGACGCCCTGGCTGCACTCGAGGGCAAGGCTGCTGGTTCTAGTCTTGCTGATGAGTTGTCTGAGGCTACTGAGGGGGAATCTGTCTCCGATGGTGACCGCCGTCTTGAGGCCGAGCTGAAGTCCATGAAGGAGCAGAACAAGGCGCTCACATTATATATTAACAAGATTATTGAGCGCCTTCTTAAACATCAGGACTTCGAGTCCATCCTCGACCAGTCGAGCGATTTGAAAAGCCTCCCAGATACCAACAAGGAGCTTCCTCCGGCCCCTGCCGACAAGCAACAGTCTGGGGCAACAATCCTCCAGCGAGCCAAATCCATGGCGGTCGGGCCTACCAAACCGAGGCCTAGGCCAATCTCCGTCATGCAGCCCTCCACCAGCTCAAACCACACCGACCCTGACAAGGCACCTAGTATACCGATCGGGTTATCACGTTCAACCAGTACAAGACGGAATCCACGGCCTCAGAGCGACCAATATACTGGGGCTGCCAGCCTGGTCAGCCAGATGTATCGGGGGCCAGACGGCCCCGTCTCTCCACCACTTGGGACTCCACGGCATTCCcaaaccttcttctccccGCCGAACAACTCGGGCAACCCTAACGCGGCCGCCCGGGTGCCTAGCGGAGCCTCGGTGGCCACCTCCGGCAACTTTCCTGGGATGCGGAGTGAGACGTCCAGCTTGAGCGGAGAGTCTGGAGAGTTATCCATGTCGACGCCGCCCTCGCAATCACCACCCCGAACCCACAATGATAGGCACACAACGTCGTTCGCGGGAGGCAAGCCGAGGCCGCTTCGACTGGTCCAGGAGAACCaggaggctgtcaaggagaacaagcGAGCCAGCTGGTACTCGCCATTCACCTGGggggccaagaaggaggaccAGCAGGTACCGTCCGGCAACCCCATTCCCGAGTAG